A genomic segment from Truepera sp. encodes:
- a CDS encoding SPOR domain-containing protein: MDWLRRNWPDLLIGVALVAVIAGIIATLISGGSFFPVGQGAKTNGSSSTTQSSTTVPGAGSGQTATPSSTAQPNTTQPSAGLPGTAESGSSQPAASDVGAAPAGGPVAQPGTAAGAADATASPPPAAQPTDSAQPGASGQSGAPIAVLPPGGEAPSTQAPSTPAPGSGAAQPTTPPPSQATAAGATAAPAAATAPAEGSSYRVSVGAFGNAENAQRLAATFQAAGYPVLLGTQGSLTIVLVGPYETEAQARAVAGRIKAGDFGVPDPTVYLYEPDGSGAGSASDTPATTSPATSAPPAATPPASTPPAPASPPTTATSDGRYLQVGAYGSRESALPQIERLQELGFQVVERTEGSLLKLLVGPYDAPSLAKAQDRLTAAGIESFAR; encoded by the coding sequence ATGGACTGGCTTCGACGCAACTGGCCCGACCTCCTGATCGGCGTGGCCCTGGTGGCCGTGATCGCGGGAATCATCGCCACACTGATCTCGGGAGGGTCCTTCTTCCCGGTCGGCCAAGGGGCCAAGACCAACGGCTCTAGCAGCACCACCCAAAGCTCGACCACCGTTCCCGGTGCCGGCAGCGGGCAAACCGCGACCCCGTCAAGCACGGCTCAACCGAACACCACGCAACCCAGCGCCGGCCTTCCTGGCACGGCCGAGTCCGGTAGCAGCCAGCCGGCCGCCTCCGATGTCGGCGCAGCCCCGGCCGGCGGGCCGGTGGCGCAACCCGGCACTGCGGCGGGTGCCGCGGACGCCACGGCCAGCCCTCCTCCGGCCGCCCAGCCAACCGATTCGGCGCAGCCTGGCGCTTCCGGCCAATCGGGCGCCCCGATAGCGGTGCTGCCTCCGGGTGGCGAAGCGCCAAGCACCCAAGCACCCTCCACGCCGGCTCCCGGTTCTGGCGCCGCGCAACCCACCACGCCCCCGCCCAGCCAAGCAACCGCCGCGGGCGCCACGGCAGCGCCCGCCGCCGCCACGGCTCCAGCGGAGGGCAGTTCGTACCGCGTCTCCGTGGGTGCGTTCGGCAATGCCGAGAACGCGCAGCGCCTGGCGGCAACCTTCCAGGCCGCCGGCTACCCGGTATTGCTCGGAACTCAGGGCAGCCTGACCATCGTTCTCGTCGGCCCCTACGAGACCGAGGCGCAAGCGCGGGCCGTGGCCGGGCGCATCAAGGCAGGCGACTTCGGGGTTCCGGATCCGACCGTCTACCTCTACGAACCCGACGGTTCCGGCGCCGGTTCCGCCTCGGATACCCCCGCCACGACGAGCCCCGCCACCTCCGCGCCGCCGGCCGCCACCCCGCCGGCGTCAACGCCGCCCGCGCCGGCGAGCCCCCCGACCACCGCAACGAGTGACGGACGTTACCTGCAGGTGGGCGCCTACGGGAGCCGCGAGAGCGCGCTGCCGCAGATCGAGCGGCTCCAGGAACTCGGCTTCCAGGTGGTGGAGCGCACCGAGGGCTCCCTCCTCAAGCTCCTGGTGGGGCCTTACGATGCGCCCTCCCTTGCCAAAGCTCAGGACCGATTGACGGCTGCAGGCATCGAGAGCTTCGCTCGCTG
- a CDS encoding tetratricopeptide repeat protein has translation MIRGTRRWSGRAAFVALAAMLLLTPVWGQSVAQLRAEVEANPDSVVAWVALGNAYYDQGEFDLAKENYLEAIALDYTSGDAHYGLGLSEFSRGDYQAALFEFTEVTRLYPERFDGQFNRAVTLARLRQPAEAAKAFAEAIAQAAPEASPADRVQAQLGLAAQLELSGDWEGAAAAYAAALELEPNNADYILRRGQALYKAGKGLEALPELTTLEANSGDYRVSALISDIYVGQGQIDYGVWSLERALQKAEKANDAAAQSSTLVKLGTLQRGLGRDTQARDSFERAVLIDPASWEAQYNLGVTLLEGGQTRESIEPLRTAQKLDPNRAEVYLALATAYDQVSSSTDALSSAREAISRLSDPKLVTDARLIAGRALYRTGDYAAASAELQAVLADRPNDAQVQLWAGLAAYQQGDYAAAVRNFERAVQLDPSSTEARMNLGAGYLAAQRYEEAENVYGKLVKENPDDSESIYNLGWSLYSQDRRGGARDAWVTSCQQGYQPACNAISNYL, from the coding sequence ATGATCAGAGGAACCCGCAGGTGGAGTGGCCGAGCGGCATTCGTTGCGCTAGCCGCCATGCTCCTGCTCACACCGGTGTGGGGACAGTCTGTCGCCCAGCTGCGCGCGGAAGTCGAAGCCAACCCCGACAGCGTGGTCGCCTGGGTAGCACTCGGCAACGCCTACTACGACCAGGGCGAGTTCGACCTAGCCAAGGAGAACTACCTCGAGGCCATCGCGCTCGACTACACGTCCGGTGACGCGCATTACGGGCTAGGGCTCTCCGAGTTCTCGCGGGGCGACTATCAGGCCGCCCTCTTCGAGTTCACCGAGGTCACGCGCCTCTACCCCGAGCGCTTCGATGGCCAGTTCAACCGCGCAGTCACGCTCGCGCGGCTACGTCAGCCCGCCGAGGCCGCCAAGGCGTTCGCTGAGGCCATCGCCCAGGCCGCGCCCGAAGCGAGCCCCGCCGACCGCGTCCAGGCGCAGCTCGGTCTTGCCGCGCAGCTCGAACTGAGCGGCGATTGGGAAGGCGCGGCCGCTGCCTACGCCGCCGCACTCGAGCTCGAGCCGAACAACGCCGACTACATCCTGCGCCGGGGCCAGGCCCTCTACAAGGCCGGGAAGGGTCTCGAGGCCCTCCCTGAACTCACTACGCTCGAGGCCAACAGCGGCGACTACCGCGTCAGCGCGCTCATCTCCGACATCTACGTCGGCCAGGGGCAGATCGATTACGGCGTCTGGTCGCTCGAGCGCGCGCTTCAGAAGGCGGAGAAGGCCAACGACGCCGCCGCGCAATCGAGCACCCTCGTCAAGCTGGGCACCCTCCAGCGTGGCCTTGGCCGCGACACGCAGGCGCGAGACTCGTTCGAACGTGCCGTGCTCATCGACCCCGCTTCCTGGGAGGCCCAGTACAACTTGGGCGTCACGCTTCTGGAGGGCGGACAGACGCGCGAGTCGATCGAGCCGCTGCGCACCGCGCAGAAGCTCGACCCGAACCGCGCCGAGGTCTACCTAGCACTCGCCACTGCCTACGACCAGGTTTCCAGCAGCACCGACGCCCTCTCGAGCGCGCGTGAGGCCATCTCGCGGCTCTCCGACCCGAAGCTGGTCACCGACGCGCGCCTGATCGCCGGCCGCGCCCTCTACCGCACCGGCGATTACGCGGCGGCCTCGGCGGAGTTGCAGGCCGTGTTGGCTGACCGCCCCAACGACGCGCAGGTCCAGCTCTGGGCCGGCCTCGCCGCCTACCAGCAGGGCGATTACGCCGCGGCCGTCCGCAACTTCGAGCGGGCCGTTCAGCTCGACCCGAGCAGCACCGAGGCGCGCATGAACCTGGGTGCCGGCTACCTGGCCGCGCAGCGCTACGAAGAGGCCGAGAACGTCTATGGGAAGCTCGTGAAGGAGAATCCCGACGACAGCGAGAGCATCTACAACCTTGGCTGGTCCTTGTACTCGCAAGACCGCCGTGGCGGCGCCCGCGACGCCTGGGTGACGTCCTGCCAGCAGGGCTACCAGCCCGCTTGCAACGCCATCAGTAACTACTTGTGA
- the rlmN gene encoding 23S rRNA (adenine(2503)-C(2))-methyltransferase RlmN — translation MQRLEATLYDHDISELPLPEGEPPFRRRQIASWVYGRGTTRPEEMTNLPLGLREWLSANHASQPFASFQRFESDDGSVRYLFTLRDGKQTEAVYMPYEGRRTVCVSSMVGCPAACAFCATGALGFGRNLTRGEIVAQLVEVARHEGVPPAGIRNVVLMGMGEALLNYENALGAIETWIDPAGLDMSPRRITLSTVGLPGRIRKLAGEGLPLVLAVSLHAPDQETRQRIIPTAHAHTVPDIMAALHDWQDRVGRRITIEYTMLEGTNDHPWQADMLAELLRGLTAHVNLIPFNPWGASGFQGSPRERITQFQKRLTDRGVSVSVRFSRGRDAGAACGQLALQGAGAAAVADSGVVMPGA, via the coding sequence ATGCAGCGGTTGGAGGCCACTCTCTACGACCATGACATCTCCGAGTTGCCGCTACCCGAGGGGGAACCACCCTTCAGGCGTCGGCAGATCGCGAGCTGGGTCTACGGCCGGGGAACCACGCGCCCGGAGGAGATGACGAACCTGCCGCTGGGGCTGCGTGAGTGGCTGAGCGCCAACCATGCCTCTCAACCCTTCGCCTCCTTCCAACGCTTCGAGTCGGACGACGGCTCGGTCAGGTACCTGTTCACCCTGCGAGACGGCAAGCAGACCGAGGCCGTATATATGCCGTACGAGGGGCGCCGCACCGTTTGCGTCAGCTCGATGGTCGGCTGCCCGGCCGCGTGCGCCTTCTGCGCCACCGGCGCGCTCGGCTTCGGGCGCAACCTGACCCGCGGCGAGATCGTCGCGCAGCTCGTCGAGGTCGCGCGCCACGAGGGCGTCCCACCCGCCGGCATCCGCAACGTGGTCCTCATGGGTATGGGCGAGGCGCTGCTCAACTACGAGAACGCCCTCGGCGCCATAGAGACCTGGATCGACCCCGCCGGCCTCGACATGTCGCCGCGCCGCATCACCCTGTCTACGGTCGGGCTGCCGGGGCGCATCCGCAAGCTCGCCGGCGAGGGGCTGCCCCTGGTGCTGGCGGTGAGCCTGCATGCCCCCGATCAGGAGACGCGGCAGCGCATAATCCCCACGGCCCACGCCCACACGGTTCCCGACATCATGGCGGCCCTGCACGACTGGCAGGACAGGGTGGGCCGCCGCATCACCATCGAGTACACGATGCTCGAGGGCACGAACGATCACCCGTGGCAGGCCGACATGCTGGCCGAACTCCTCAGGGGCCTGACGGCACACGTGAACCTCATCCCGTTCAACCCGTGGGGCGCCTCGGGCTTCCAGGGCAGCCCGCGAGAGCGCATCACGCAGTTCCAGAAGCGACTGACCGACAGGGGCGTCAGCGTTTCGGTGCGCTTCAGCCGGGGTCGCGACGCCGGCGCCGCCTGCGGGCAGCTGGCGCTCCAGGGCGCCGGGGCAGCAGCGGTGGCCGACTCGGGCGTCGTCATGCCGGGCGCTTGA
- the glgC gene encoding glucose-1-phosphate adenylyltransferase, translating into MTTHKVKTIGMVLAGGKGSRLHPLTWRRTKPAVPFGAKYRIIDFALNNMINSGVYGIYVLTQFKAQSLTEHIQRHWRFGTFLDDHFITLAPAQMYLYEELGAEWYRGTADAIYQNLHLVDHNRAGLVAIFSGDHIYKMDISHMIEYHLEHEADVTIAAYPTPVADGRRFGVLQIDDDWRISEFHEKPEEPNPIPGRPTHCLASMGNYVFSVEALMQMLQDDANEPGSDHDFGKDVLPRALREGRRLFAYDFARNPILGQAGPNTYWRDVGTLDSYWEANMDLVALKPEFDLYNEEWPLRTSAEFSAPAKFVHEEEGRRGQSFNSLVAGGVIISGATLRRTVAFRRVRVNSYATVENSVLLDNVVVGRRATVRNAIIDKNVVVPDGEQLGVDLEQDRARGLFVSDKGIVTVPKGFTFS; encoded by the coding sequence ATGACAACCCACAAGGTCAAGACCATCGGCATGGTTCTGGCGGGCGGGAAAGGCTCGCGGCTTCATCCACTCACCTGGCGGCGCACCAAGCCCGCCGTGCCGTTCGGCGCCAAGTACCGGATCATCGATTTCGCCCTCAACAACATGATCAACTCCGGCGTGTACGGCATCTACGTCCTCACGCAGTTCAAGGCGCAGAGCCTCACCGAGCACATCCAGCGCCATTGGCGCTTCGGCACGTTCCTGGACGACCACTTCATCACCCTCGCCCCGGCGCAGATGTACCTCTACGAGGAACTCGGCGCCGAGTGGTACCGCGGCACGGCCGACGCCATCTACCAGAACCTCCACCTGGTCGATCACAATCGCGCCGGCCTGGTCGCCATCTTCTCGGGCGATCACATCTACAAGATGGACATCAGCCACATGATCGAGTACCACCTCGAGCACGAGGCCGACGTGACCATCGCCGCCTACCCCACGCCCGTCGCCGACGGGCGCCGCTTCGGGGTCTTGCAGATCGACGACGATTGGCGCATCAGCGAGTTCCATGAGAAGCCCGAGGAGCCCAATCCCATCCCCGGCCGGCCGACTCACTGCCTGGCGAGCATGGGCAACTACGTGTTCTCGGTCGAGGCGCTCATGCAGATGCTCCAGGACGACGCCAACGAGCCGGGGTCCGACCACGACTTCGGCAAGGACGTCCTCCCCCGAGCCCTGCGCGAGGGCAGGCGCTTGTTCGCGTACGACTTCGCGCGTAACCCCATCCTCGGACAGGCCGGACCCAACACGTACTGGCGTGACGTGGGCACGCTCGACAGCTACTGGGAGGCCAACATGGACCTGGTGGCGCTGAAGCCGGAGTTCGACCTCTACAACGAGGAGTGGCCCCTTCGCACGTCGGCGGAGTTCTCGGCGCCCGCCAAGTTCGTGCACGAGGAGGAGGGCCGGCGCGGGCAGAGCTTCAACTCGCTGGTCGCGGGCGGCGTCATCATCTCCGGCGCCACCCTCAGGCGCACCGTGGCGTTCCGCCGCGTTCGCGTCAACTCTTACGCCACCGTCGAGAACTCGGTGCTGCTCGACAACGTCGTGGTGGGCCGGCGGGCCACCGTGCGCAACGCCATCATCGACAAGAACGTGGTGGTGCCGGACGGCGAGCAGTTGGGCGTCGACCTGGAGCAGGACCGCGCCCGGGGCCTGTTCGTGAGCGACAAAGGCATCGTGACGGTGCCCAAAGGCTTCACCTTCTCCTGA
- the ftsH gene encoding ATP-dependent zinc metalloprotease FtsH codes for MKRSFNPWLVVMLLILGIFVFNQFNSGTGSREINFSTFTGLVDQGKVASVVIDRSSGVITGELTSESQVMVNGEPQTIKSFRTTTILTDSLLTELRSDVKSVTIRNPPQWLNLLLGSILPVVLLIGVFWFIFMRSQGGPNQVMQFGQSRAKTFGRENKVNTTFEDVAGHKEAKEELIEVVDFLKTPQKYLRIGAEIPKGVLLVGPPGTGKTLLARAVAGEAGVPFLTVSASEFMEMFVGVGASRVRSLFEEARKAAPSIIFIDELDSIGRRRGAGIGGGHDEREQTLNQILSEMDGFEKDTSVIIIAATNRPDILDPALLRPGRFDRQVTIGLPTMSEREDILKVHVRNKPVTDDVSLRRLAEATPAFSGADLENLTNEAALIAARNNKQVITWVDFNEALDRITLGLRRSSLVPSEEERRILAFHEAGHAVAYAAQPELGDIRKVTIMPRGGAGGFMAPLSKEEMFYNVSRFKAQLVVAFAGRQSEKRITGTISSGASNDLKQATETAKQMVLDLGMGSQEFVAWGSDQGPIFLGGEISRRKDFSEETARQLEEEVSGILEAAYRDSEALIEENWISVEAVATALLKRETIDGKLIHRAQELAQEGKSAEEISDWILETAAEAERRAQATEERERRAAEEERRRKSAESGGRPPVEPRPEPRTASESGD; via the coding sequence TTGAAACGTTCGTTCAATCCCTGGCTGGTCGTGATGCTCCTCATCCTGGGCATCTTCGTATTCAACCAGTTCAACTCGGGAACGGGTAGCCGCGAGATCAACTTCTCCACCTTCACCGGGTTGGTCGACCAGGGCAAGGTCGCCTCGGTCGTGATCGACCGGAGCAGCGGGGTGATCACCGGGGAGTTGACCAGCGAGTCGCAGGTCATGGTGAACGGCGAACCACAGACGATCAAGTCTTTCCGCACCACCACGATCCTGACCGACAGCCTGCTCACCGAGCTTCGTTCCGACGTCAAGAGCGTCACGATCCGCAACCCACCGCAGTGGCTGAACCTGCTGCTCGGCTCGATACTGCCTGTCGTCTTGCTCATCGGCGTCTTCTGGTTCATCTTCATGCGCTCGCAGGGCGGGCCGAACCAGGTGATGCAGTTCGGGCAGTCGCGCGCCAAGACCTTCGGCCGCGAGAACAAGGTGAACACCACCTTCGAGGACGTGGCCGGGCACAAGGAAGCCAAAGAGGAACTCATCGAGGTCGTCGACTTCCTCAAGACGCCGCAGAAGTACTTGCGCATCGGCGCCGAGATCCCCAAGGGTGTGCTCCTCGTGGGCCCCCCCGGCACCGGCAAGACGCTGTTGGCGCGGGCCGTCGCCGGTGAGGCGGGCGTGCCGTTCCTGACCGTCTCGGCGTCCGAGTTCATGGAGATGTTCGTGGGCGTCGGCGCCAGCCGCGTCCGGAGCCTCTTCGAGGAGGCCCGCAAGGCGGCGCCCTCCATCATCTTCATCGACGAGCTCGACTCCATCGGGCGGCGCCGCGGTGCCGGCATCGGCGGCGGCCACGACGAGCGCGAGCAGACCCTCAACCAGATCCTGAGCGAGATGGACGGCTTCGAGAAGGACACCTCCGTCATCATCATCGCGGCCACCAACCGCCCCGACATCCTCGACCCGGCGCTGCTGCGCCCCGGCCGTTTCGACCGTCAGGTCACCATCGGGCTGCCGACCATGTCGGAACGCGAGGACATCCTCAAGGTCCACGTGCGCAACAAGCCCGTGACGGACGACGTGAGCCTGCGGCGCCTCGCCGAGGCCACGCCCGCCTTCTCGGGCGCCGACCTCGAGAACCTCACCAACGAGGCCGCCCTGATAGCCGCGCGCAACAACAAGCAGGTCATCACCTGGGTCGACTTCAACGAGGCCCTCGACCGCATCACCCTTGGGCTCAGGCGCAGCAGTCTGGTGCCGTCCGAGGAGGAGCGCCGCATCCTCGCCTTCCACGAGGCCGGCCACGCCGTGGCTTACGCGGCGCAGCCCGAGCTGGGGGACATCCGCAAGGTGACCATCATGCCGCGCGGTGGCGCGGGGGGCTTCATGGCACCCCTGTCCAAGGAAGAGATGTTCTACAACGTCAGCCGCTTCAAGGCGCAACTCGTCGTGGCGTTCGCCGGCCGCCAGTCCGAGAAGCGCATCACGGGCACCATCTCGTCGGGCGCCAGCAACGACCTCAAGCAGGCCACCGAGACCGCCAAGCAGATGGTCCTCGACCTCGGCATGGGGTCGCAGGAGTTCGTCGCCTGGGGCTCCGACCAGGGGCCGATCTTCCTAGGCGGCGAGATCTCGCGGCGCAAGGACTTCTCCGAGGAGACCGCCCGGCAGCTCGAGGAGGAGGTCTCCGGCATCCTGGAGGCCGCCTACCGCGACTCCGAGGCGCTGATCGAGGAGAACTGGATCTCGGTCGAAGCCGTGGCGACCGCGCTGCTCAAGCGCGAGACCATCGACGGGAAGCTCATCCACCGGGCCCAGGAGCTGGCGCAAGAAGGCAAGTCGGCCGAGGAGATCAGCGATTGGATCCTCGAGACGGCCGCCGAGGCCGAGCGCCGCGCGCAGGCCACGGAGGAGCGCGAGCGGCGCGCCGCCGAGGAGGAACGCCGCCGCAAGTCCGCCGAATCGGGCGGCCGACCGCCCGTCGAACCGCGCCCGGAACCCCGCACGGCCAGCGAGTCGGGCGACTGA
- a CDS encoding PASTA domain-containing protein: MSLLDGRYEVIAQRTLDGGLTLFEATAPDGAPLRIEWFELPPEREAEFENYRRLLRRLKQAGVAAVHDVVGRPGAHYVAWERVPVGATPVSSAAAAALTLPGLSSAGAGPADLGGVLAAAGYSLEACDLRRTPARPQKVGLYGLAFGPSGASAPSARQVHVDEGQDAARGRPLKQHRPPLKRGAEAIAQLPPRVLSWGLAGMLALAAVLVGAVAFRSSAVDAVVTVPAVVGLDARVAVDHLTALGLGVNATPIVSDEAPGTVLAVDPAVGAYLRPGRTVVLRYALGAGQLAPAEVPALIGLAYPDEARAALQRAGLRLGEVARLHAASPPGTVLAQDVDPGSRTGTDAPVAVLVSMGPEPVQTFVPDLVGLDLETARALAQVAGIGVDRVFVDEIVSSSGERGTVLNQSLAPYVPVSRDEAVLRLVVQSGEPASPALAGGAPDVVGLSLAAARRVANGWDVSVVALGNPGLPAGVVAQEPQPGAGAAANGATLVLTVNSHPVPLSTAGVRAEVRRPTIRRVDYAWTIQPGISSQRGEVWASDLEGNRTLVANVTVRGGEILRGSWTTVTAGPVTFELLIGGVPYGERLLVP, translated from the coding sequence ATGTCGTTACTAGACGGAAGGTATGAGGTCATCGCGCAGCGGACGCTGGACGGCGGCCTCACGCTCTTCGAAGCCACGGCGCCCGACGGGGCGCCGCTTCGCATCGAGTGGTTCGAGCTGCCGCCAGAACGCGAGGCCGAGTTCGAGAACTACCGCAGGCTCCTGCGGCGCCTCAAACAGGCGGGGGTAGCGGCCGTGCACGACGTCGTGGGTCGGCCCGGCGCTCACTACGTGGCCTGGGAACGGGTGCCCGTCGGCGCCACGCCCGTGAGTTCGGCCGCTGCCGCGGCGTTGACCCTACCGGGGCTGAGCTCCGCGGGCGCGGGCCCGGCCGACCTGGGAGGCGTGCTGGCGGCCGCCGGCTACTCGCTCGAGGCCTGTGACCTGCGGCGGACTCCGGCCCGGCCGCAGAAGGTCGGGCTATACGGCCTCGCGTTCGGCCCGAGCGGCGCGAGCGCCCCGAGCGCGCGGCAGGTGCACGTCGACGAGGGCCAAGACGCGGCGCGCGGGCGGCCCCTCAAACAGCACCGACCTCCACTGAAACGTGGTGCGGAGGCCATCGCCCAACTGCCCCCGCGCGTGCTCTCCTGGGGCCTCGCCGGGATGCTCGCACTGGCGGCCGTCCTCGTGGGCGCGGTGGCTTTCAGGTCGAGCGCCGTCGACGCGGTCGTCACCGTTCCGGCCGTCGTGGGGCTGGACGCGCGGGTGGCCGTGGACCATCTCACCGCGCTCGGGCTGGGGGTGAACGCGACCCCCATAGTCTCTGACGAGGCACCGGGAACGGTGCTGGCGGTTGACCCGGCGGTCGGCGCCTACCTCCGGCCCGGACGCACCGTCGTGTTGCGTTACGCGCTTGGCGCCGGGCAGTTGGCGCCCGCCGAGGTTCCGGCCCTCATCGGGTTGGCTTACCCAGATGAGGCCAGGGCGGCCTTGCAGCGAGCCGGGTTGCGGCTAGGCGAGGTCGCGCGCCTGCACGCCGCCAGCCCGCCGGGCACGGTGCTGGCGCAGGACGTCGACCCGGGCAGTAGGACGGGCACCGACGCGCCCGTAGCGGTACTGGTGAGCATGGGTCCCGAGCCGGTTCAGACCTTCGTTCCGGACCTCGTCGGGCTCGATCTGGAGACGGCCCGAGCGCTGGCCCAGGTGGCCGGCATCGGCGTCGACCGCGTGTTCGTCGACGAGATCGTTTCGTCGAGTGGCGAGAGGGGGACCGTGCTGAACCAGTCACTGGCGCCCTACGTTCCGGTGTCCCGGGACGAGGCCGTGCTCCGCCTCGTCGTCCAGAGCGGCGAACCGGCCTCGCCCGCGCTGGCGGGTGGCGCGCCCGACGTGGTGGGCCTGAGCCTCGCGGCCGCGCGCAGGGTGGCCAACGGTTGGGACGTCTCGGTCGTCGCGCTCGGCAACCCCGGACTGCCTGCGGGAGTAGTGGCGCAGGAACCGCAGCCAGGTGCGGGCGCCGCCGCCAACGGGGCCACCCTCGTCCTGACCGTGAACTCCCATCCCGTTCCCTTGAGCACGGCGGGAGTGCGCGCCGAGGTGCGCCGCCCCACGATCAGGCGCGTCGACTACGCCTGGACGATCCAACCCGGCATCAGCAGCCAGCGCGGCGAAGTCTGGGCCTCGGACTTGGAGGGCAACCGCACGCTGGTCGCGAACGTGACCGTCCGGGGAGGCGAGATCTTGAGGGGCAGCTGGACGACGGTGACGGCGGGTCCCGTCACCTTCGAACTCTTGATCGGCGGGGTTCCGTATGGCGAGAGGTTGTTGGTACCATGA
- a CDS encoding ABC transporter ATP-binding protein, giving the protein MLKTFRDLMPYLRPHGKTLLLGMTLIVVNGFFATLAPIIPGRAIDEFRNQSMTMGKLGLYAGAIVGVMAIASFAMVFVRRTFLYTSWEVQFDIRHDIFKHFTKLDGGYFDRTRVGDLMARLTADLGAVRMLAGVAVFQGFNTLLLFIFTFVRMFSLSPQLSLITLTTAPLISLVFYLLLRVVHRRYQYVQEQFSNVSSMAQENFSGIRVVKGFGIEDREVSKFGRLNDEFVKRNMSLTRVDGPLFPMMEFLFGVTMSLLLLVGGRLALGLGGNLTVGEFSSFVFLYEGIQWPMISLGWIGSIVQRGTTSWGRLKEILTSVPTIGDDADTDYSLRTVKGRIEFKGVSVAFDGVQALDDVSFVIEAGEAVGITGRTGAGKTLIVNLIARIIDPDEGQILIDGIEHKRFPVEVLRRYIGLVPQEPFLFSDTIADNIAYGLPEAPVEELTPKVLRAADIAQLTGDIEDFPLGFDTHLGERGVTLSGGQRQRTAIARALVREPSILIFDDALSAVDTQTEAHILEGLAKAQHGRTTVIVAHRVSAFQNAHRVLVLHEGRVIEQGTHEELIALDGWYADMDRRQQLESDLEVA; this is encoded by the coding sequence GTGCTCAAGACCTTCCGAGACCTGATGCCCTACCTGCGGCCGCACGGCAAGACGCTGCTGCTGGGCATGACGCTCATCGTCGTCAACGGGTTCTTCGCGACGCTCGCCCCCATCATCCCGGGCCGGGCGATCGACGAGTTCCGTAACCAGTCCATGACGATGGGCAAGCTAGGGCTGTACGCGGGCGCCATCGTGGGGGTCATGGCGATAGCGTCCTTCGCCATGGTGTTCGTGAGACGGACCTTCCTTTACACGAGCTGGGAGGTCCAGTTCGACATCCGCCACGACATCTTCAAGCACTTCACCAAGCTGGACGGCGGCTATTTCGACCGCACCCGCGTCGGCGATCTCATGGCCCGCCTCACGGCGGACTTGGGCGCCGTGCGCATGCTCGCGGGCGTCGCAGTGTTCCAGGGCTTCAACACGCTCCTTCTGTTCATCTTCACCTTCGTCCGGATGTTCAGCCTGAGCCCCCAGCTATCGTTGATAACCCTGACGACGGCGCCGCTCATCTCGCTTGTCTTCTACCTCCTGCTGCGCGTCGTGCACCGCCGCTACCAGTACGTGCAGGAGCAGTTCTCGAACGTGTCGTCGATGGCGCAGGAGAACTTCTCGGGCATCCGCGTGGTGAAGGGCTTCGGCATCGAGGACCGCGAGGTGAGCAAGTTCGGGCGCCTCAACGACGAGTTCGTGAAGCGCAACATGTCGCTCACGCGAGTGGATGGGCCGCTCTTCCCCATGATGGAGTTCCTCTTCGGCGTCACCATGTCGCTCCTCCTCCTCGTCGGCGGGCGGCTGGCGCTGGGCCTCGGTGGCAACCTGACCGTGGGCGAGTTCTCCAGCTTCGTGTTCCTCTACGAGGGCATCCAGTGGCCCATGATCTCGCTCGGCTGGATCGGCAGCATCGTGCAGCGCGGCACCACCTCATGGGGGCGCCTGAAGGAGATCCTGACGTCCGTCCCGACCATCGGTGACGACGCCGACACCGATTACTCCTTGCGCACGGTCAAGGGCCGCATCGAGTTCAAGGGCGTCAGTGTCGCGTTCGACGGCGTACAGGCCCTCGACGACGTGAGCTTCGTGATCGAGGCCGGCGAGGCCGTCGGCATCACGGGACGCACGGGTGCCGGCAAGACGCTGATCGTCAACCTGATCGCCCGCATCATCGACCCCGACGAGGGGCAGATACTCATCGACGGCATAGAGCACAAACGCTTCCCGGTGGAGGTGCTGAGGCGCTACATCGGGCTCGTCCCGCAGGAGCCGTTCCTGTTCTCCGACACCATCGCCGACAACATCGCCTACGGCCTGCCCGAGGCGCCGGTCGAGGAGCTGACGCCCAAGGTGCTGCGCGCCGCAGACATCGCGCAGTTGACGGGGGACATCGAGGACTTCCCACTGGGCTTCGACACCCACTTGGGTGAGCGCGGCGTCACCCTCTCGGGCGGCCAGCGCCAGCGCACGGCGATCGCCAGGGCGCTCGTCCGCGAGCCCTCGATCCTCATCTTCGACGATGCCCTGTCGGCGGTCGACACCCAGACCGAGGCGCACATCCTGGAAGGGTTGGCGAAGGCGCAGCACGGCCGCACGACGGTCATCGTGGCGCACAGGGTGAGCGCGTTCCAGAACGCCCACCGCGTGCTGGTGCTACACGAGGGCAGGGTCATCGAACAGGGCACGCACGAGGAGCTCATCGCCCTGGACGGCTGGTACGCCGACATGGACCGGCGCCAGCAGCTCGAGTCCGACCTGGAAGTCGCATGA